The Deltaproteobacteria bacterium DNA segment GGGGCCGCGCAAAGACACGCCCAGAACTATTTCTTGATGATCTCCACCCGCCGATTCTTGGCCCTGCCCTCTTCGGACTGATTGTCGGCAACAGGCTTTTCCTGGCCCCAGCCCACGGCCGCAAGGCGGTCCGCGTCAATCCCCTTGGCCGT contains these protein-coding regions:
- a CDS encoding OmpA family protein, yielding TAKGIDADRLAAVGWGQEKPVADNQSEEGRAKNRRVEIIKK